One Papio anubis isolate 15944 chromosome 9, Panubis1.0, whole genome shotgun sequence genomic window carries:
- the NFYB gene encoding nuclear transcription factor Y subunit beta isoform X1 has product MKCPSPPGAVPAANAAAAGGASPPALPRGPGPGPAPARPLPQRAGPGSGRGAAARLFVRRAEERRDAGQAASRSPPLSSGPEAEEGPRGCVGAPLSTASRAGSILCGEPAEGRETRRGPWPRSPGRGAGPRGRPPPARGAVAGPGALSPRTSRGPRGGREAGVGRGGRGGQASQGMRSGGGLPALAGLTGRPDRAVRLGPPRHLRGEEGMALASPQSGLRVKNAAIWRLAVPGLAPKVGRKPFGLD; this is encoded by the coding sequence ATGAAATGTCCGTCTCCTCCCGGCGCCGTCCCCGCCGCCAACGCCGCCGCGGCCGGGGGCGCCTCGCCTCCCGCCCTCCCGCgcgggccggggccggggcccgCGCCTGCGAGGCCGCTCCCGCAGCGGGCCGGGCCGGGGAGCGGGCGCGGGGCCGCGGCGCGGCTCTTTGTGCGCCGGGCTGAGGAGCGGCGGGACGCGGGCCAGGCCGCCTCCCGCTCGCCGCCGTTGAGCTCCGGGCCCGAGGCCGAGGAGGGGCCGCGGGGCTGCGTCGGGGCCCCGCTCTCGACGGCTTCCCGGGCAGGCTCCATTTTGTGCGGGGAGCCGGCGGAGGGGCGGGAGACGCGGCGCGGGCCCTGGCCCCGTAGCCCCGGCCGCGGCGCGGGCCCCCGGGGGCGCCCCCCTCCCGCCCGCGGGGCTGTGGCGGGGCCCGGCGCTTTGTCTCCCCGCACATCCCGAGGGCCGCGCGGCGGGCGGGAGGCAGGCGTTGGGCGCGGGGGCCGGGGCGGCCAGGCGAGTCAGGGGATGCGCTCTGGGGGCGGCCTCCCGGCACTCGCAGGGCTGACAGGTCGCCCGGACCGGGCCGTGAGGCTGGGGCCACCCAGGCACCTGCGTGGGGAGGAAGGCATGGCTTTGGCTTCCCCGCAGTCTGGTTTGCGCGTAAAGAATGCAGCCATCTGGCGGCTTGCGGTCCCAGGACTTGCCCCGAAGGTGGGAAGGAAGCCCTTCGGATTGGACTAA